From Mycobacterium lacus, one genomic window encodes:
- a CDS encoding DUF2613 domain-containing protein — translation MNRIVAPAAASVVVGLLLGAAAIFGITLMVQQDTKPPLPGGDPSSSVLNRVEYGNRS, via the coding sequence ATGAACCGGATCGTTGCGCCCGCCGCCGCGAGCGTTGTGGTTGGTCTGTTGCTGGGCGCGGCCGCGATCTTCGGAATCACCCTGATGGTGCAGCAGGACACGAAGCCACCACTCCCCGGGGGAGATCCGTCGTCGTCAGTGCTCAACCGGGTCGAGTACGGCAACCGTAGCTAG
- a CDS encoding alpha-(1->3)-arabinofuranosyltransferase: protein MSRRWLLLVSAIALALTFAQSPGQVSPDTKLDLTANPLRFLARATSLWNSELPFGQAQNQAYGYLFPHGSFFLIGHLLGLPGWITQRLWWALLLTVGFWGLLRVAEALGIGSPTSRVLGAAAFALSPRVLTTLGSISSETLPIMLAPWVLLPAILALRPAAGAAPNRSVRALAAQAGLAVALMGAVNAIATLAGCLPALVWWACHRPSRLWWRYTAWWSLSLALAMLWWVVGLVLLREVSPPFLDFIESSGVTTQWSSLVEMLRGTDSWTPFVAPTATAGAPLVTGSVAILATCLVAAAGLAGLATPGMPARGRLVTMLLIGVVLLAVGYGGGLGSPVAHQVQVFLDARGAPLRNVHKVESLLRIPLVLGLAQLLGRIPLPGSAPSAVWRRAFAHPERDKRVAVAVVVLTALMIGTSLAWTGRLAPPGTFSAIPRYWHDAADWLSEHNAGSPSPGRALVVPGAPFATQVWGTSHDEPLQVLGAGPWGVRDSIPLTPPQTIRALDSVQRLFAAGQPSVGLADTLARQGISYVVVRNDLDPETSRSARPILVHRALAGSPGLTKVAEFGAPVGPGSVPGFVADGGLRPRYPAVEIYRVGGAGDPGVPYFADADRLPRVDGGPEVLLRLDERRRLLGQPPLGPVLMTSDARAVGLPTPLVTVTDTPVARETDYGRVDQHSSAIRAADDARHSYNRVPDYPVPGAAMVVGAWTGGRITASSSSSDSTAMPDVAPATSPAAAIDGDPATAWVSNALQAAVGQWLRVDFDHPVTNAVITLTPSATAVGAQVRRILIETVNGSTTLRFDEAGKPLTAALPYGETPWVRITAAATDDGSAGVQFGITDLSVTQYDASGFAHPVDLRHTALVPGPPPGSAIARWDLGSELLGRPGCARAPDGVRCAASMALSPEEPVNFSRTLTVPSPVPVTPLVWVRPRQGPMLADLIAEPGTTRARGDSDVIDILGSAYAATDGDPATAWTAPQRVVQHKTPPTLTLTLPQATEVAGLRLTPSRSTLPAHPTMVAVNLGDGPQVRAVRPNGAAQVLSLRPRVTDTVTISLLDWEDIIDRNALGFDQLKPPGLADVVALGADGNPIAAADAARNRAREIAVDCDRGPVIAIAGRFVHTSIRTTVGALLDGEPVAALPCDREPIPLPAGRQELLISPGAAFVVDGARLSVVGAAEMPSAAAVSAQIEAWGPTRREVRAPGSGPSRVLVIPESINPGWVARTSTGVRLMPVAVNGWQQGWVVPAGAPGTITLTFAADSLYRMGLTVGLALLPLLALLALYRRRGSDGPPPRPWTPGAWAAVAVLGVGAVIAGVAGVAVVGTAFGLRYALRNRERLRDRVTVALSAGGLILAGAALSRHPWRSVDGYAGHSASVQLLALISLAALAASVVGRPDRTRRPRDE, encoded by the coding sequence TTGTCACGCCGGTGGTTGCTGTTGGTTTCCGCGATCGCGCTGGCGTTGACGTTCGCCCAATCCCCCGGGCAGGTCTCCCCCGACACCAAACTCGACCTCACCGCCAACCCGCTGCGCTTCTTGGCCCGCGCGACCAGCCTGTGGAACAGCGAGCTGCCGTTCGGCCAGGCGCAGAACCAGGCCTACGGCTACCTGTTTCCCCATGGCTCCTTCTTCCTGATCGGGCACCTGCTGGGGCTGCCCGGATGGATAACGCAGCGGCTGTGGTGGGCGCTGCTGCTCACCGTGGGTTTCTGGGGGCTGCTGCGGGTCGCCGAGGCGCTGGGAATCGGCAGCCCGACCTCACGCGTGCTCGGCGCGGCGGCGTTCGCGCTGTCGCCGCGGGTGCTGACCACGCTGGGGTCGATCTCGTCGGAGACCCTGCCGATCATGCTGGCGCCCTGGGTGTTGCTGCCCGCCATTCTCGCGTTGCGGCCGGCGGCGGGGGCCGCCCCAAATCGGTCGGTGCGGGCGCTGGCCGCGCAGGCCGGCCTGGCGGTGGCGTTGATGGGTGCCGTCAACGCCATCGCGACCCTGGCGGGTTGTCTTCCCGCGCTGGTCTGGTGGGCTTGTCACCGGCCAAGTCGGTTGTGGTGGCGCTATACCGCGTGGTGGTCGTTGAGCCTCGCCCTGGCGATGCTCTGGTGGGTGGTGGGGCTGGTGCTGCTGCGCGAGGTCAGTCCCCCCTTTCTTGACTTCATCGAATCCTCCGGCGTAACGACGCAGTGGTCGTCGCTAGTCGAGATGCTGCGCGGCACCGACAGCTGGACGCCGTTCGTGGCGCCCACCGCGACCGCGGGCGCGCCGCTGGTCACCGGATCGGTGGCCATCCTGGCCACTTGTCTGGTTGCGGCGGCCGGACTGGCCGGGCTGGCCACGCCCGGGATGCCGGCGCGGGGTCGGCTGGTGACGATGCTGTTGATCGGGGTGGTGCTGCTGGCCGTCGGGTACGGCGGCGGGCTGGGCTCGCCGGTGGCCCACCAGGTTCAGGTGTTCCTGGATGCCCGCGGCGCGCCGCTGCGCAACGTGCACAAGGTGGAGTCGCTGCTCCGGATTCCGCTGGTGCTCGGTCTGGCCCAGTTGCTGGGCCGGATCCCGCTGCCGGGCAGCGCGCCGTCCGCGGTGTGGCGACGCGCGTTCGCCCATCCCGAGCGCGACAAACGGGTCGCGGTCGCCGTCGTGGTCCTGACCGCGCTGATGATCGGGACCTCGCTGGCCTGGACCGGTCGGCTCGCCCCGCCCGGCACGTTCAGCGCGATACCCCGGTACTGGCACGACGCCGCCGATTGGCTCAGCGAGCACAATGCCGGATCGCCCAGCCCGGGGCGCGCGCTGGTGGTCCCGGGGGCGCCGTTCGCCACCCAGGTGTGGGGCACCAGCCACGACGAGCCGCTGCAAGTGCTCGGCGCCGGCCCATGGGGCGTGCGTGACTCGATCCCGTTGACCCCGCCGCAAACGATCCGGGCACTGGATTCGGTGCAACGTCTCTTCGCGGCCGGACAGCCATCGGTTGGACTGGCCGATACCCTTGCCCGGCAAGGCATTTCCTATGTGGTGGTGCGCAACGACCTGGATCCCGAGACGTCGCGCTCGGCCCGCCCGATCCTGGTACACCGCGCGCTTGCGGGCTCGCCGGGGCTGACGAAGGTGGCGGAGTTCGGTGCGCCGGTGGGTCCGGGATCGGTGCCGGGCTTCGTCGCCGACGGCGGACTGCGACCCCGGTACCCGGCGGTAGAGATCTATCGCGTCGGCGGGGCCGGTGATCCCGGCGTGCCCTACTTCGCCGACGCCGACCGGCTGCCGCGCGTCGACGGCGGGCCCGAAGTCCTGCTGCGGCTCGACGAACGCCGCCGGCTGCTGGGCCAGCCGCCGCTGGGTCCGGTGCTGATGACCTCGGACGCTCGGGCCGTCGGCCTGCCGACACCCCTGGTGACCGTCACCGACACCCCGGTGGCGCGCGAGACCGACTACGGCCGGGTGGACCAGCATTCGTCGGCAATCCGCGCGGCCGACGACGCCCGGCACAGCTACAACCGCGTGCCCGACTACCCGGTCCCGGGCGCGGCGATGGTCGTCGGCGCCTGGACCGGCGGCCGGATCACCGCGTCGAGCTCGTCGTCGGACTCCACCGCGATGCCCGACGTGGCTCCGGCGACCTCACCCGCCGCCGCCATCGACGGCGACCCGGCGACCGCGTGGGTGTCCAACGCGCTGCAGGCCGCCGTCGGGCAGTGGCTGCGGGTGGATTTCGACCACCCGGTGACCAACGCCGTCATCACGCTGACACCCAGCGCAACCGCCGTCGGGGCCCAGGTCCGCCGCATCCTGATCGAGACCGTCAACGGCAGCACCACCCTGCGGTTCGACGAGGCCGGAAAGCCGCTCACCGCGGCGCTGCCCTACGGCGAAACCCCGTGGGTGCGCATCACCGCGGCCGCCACCGACGACGGGTCCGCGGGGGTGCAGTTCGGCATCACCGACCTGTCGGTCACGCAGTATGACGCGTCCGGATTCGCCCATCCGGTCGATCTGCGGCACACCGCGCTGGTGCCCGGGCCGCCGCCGGGTTCGGCGATCGCCCGGTGGGACCTGGGATCGGAACTGCTGGGCCGACCGGGCTGCGCCCGGGCTCCCGACGGCGTGCGGTGCGCGGCGTCGATGGCGCTCTCCCCCGAAGAACCGGTCAATTTCAGCCGCACGCTGACCGTGCCCAGCCCGGTGCCGGTGACCCCGCTGGTCTGGGTGCGGCCGCGGCAAGGCCCCATGCTGGCCGATCTGATCGCCGAGCCGGGAACGACGCGGGCCCGCGGTGATTCCGACGTCATCGACATCCTCGGCTCGGCCTACGCGGCCACCGACGGCGATCCGGCCACCGCGTGGACCGCGCCGCAGCGGGTCGTGCAACACAAGACCCCGCCGACCCTCACCCTCACCCTGCCGCAAGCCACCGAGGTGGCCGGGCTGCGGCTGACCCCCAGCCGGTCGACATTGCCCGCCCACCCGACGATGGTGGCCGTGAACCTGGGCGACGGCCCACAGGTGCGTGCGGTGCGGCCGAACGGTGCGGCGCAGGTGCTGTCGTTGCGGCCCCGCGTCACCGACACGGTCACCATCAGCCTGCTGGACTGGGAAGACATCATCGACCGCAACGCGCTGGGCTTCGACCAGCTCAAGCCGCCGGGGCTCGCCGATGTCGTGGCCCTGGGCGCCGACGGCAACCCGATCGCGGCCGCCGACGCCGCCCGCAACCGCGCACGCGAGATCGCCGTCGACTGCGACCGGGGCCCGGTCATTGCGATCGCGGGCCGGTTTGTCCACACCTCGATCCGGACCACGGTGGGTGCGCTGCTGGACGGCGAGCCGGTTGCCGCGCTCCCGTGTGACCGCGAGCCGATCCCGCTGCCGGCCGGGCGGCAGGAGTTGTTGATCAGCCCCGGCGCCGCGTTCGTGGTCGACGGGGCCCGGCTGTCGGTCGTCGGTGCGGCCGAGATGCCAAGCGCGGCAGCCGTTTCCGCTCAGATCGAGGCTTGGGGCCCGACCCGCCGGGAAGTGCGCGCCCCCGGATCGGGCCCGTCGCGGGTCCTGGTCATACCCGAAAGCATCAATCCCGGCTGGGTCGCGCGCACCAGTACCGGCGTTCGGCTGATGCCCGTCGCCGTCAACGGCTGGCAGCAGGGTTGGGTGGTGCCCGCCGGGGCCCCCGGCACCATCACGCTGACGTTTGCCGCCGATTCGCTGTATCGGATGGGGCTGACGGTGGGCCTGGCGCTATTGCCGCTGTTGGCCTTGCTGGCGCTGTACAGGCGCCGGGGTTCCGACGGTCCGCCCCCACGACCCTGGACGCCGGGGGCCTGGGCCGCCGTAGCGGTGCTGGGGGTGGGCGCGGTGATCGCCGGTGTGGCCGGTGTCGCGGTGGTCGGCACCGCTTTTGGTCTGCGGTACGCGCTGCGCAACCGGGAGCGGCTGCGCGACCGGGTCACCGTCGCGCTGAGCGCAGGCGGGCTGATCCTGGCCGGGGCGGCGTTGTCCCGGCATCCCTGGCGTTCGGTCGACGGCTACGCCGGGCATTCCGCGAGTGTTCAACTGCTGGCCCTGATTTCGCTCGCCGCGCTGGCCGCTTCGGTGGTCGGCCGGCCGGATCGCACGCGCCGACCCCGCGACGAATAG
- a CDS encoding lipase maturation factor family protein: MGWFSAPEYWLSRLVLERGVAAIYLIAFVAAATQFRALIGERGMLPVPRYLAGRSFWATPSVFHYRYSDRLFAGFCWFGATLSAAIVVGVADLAPLWAAMLMWLALWVLYLSIVNVGQVWYGFGWESLLLETGFLMMFVGNAQIAPPVLTMWLARWLVFRVEFGAGLIKMRGDSCWRDLTCLYYHHETQPMPGPLSWFFHHLPKPLHRIEVAGNHFAQLIVPFGLFTPQPGASIAAAIIIVTQLWLVASGNFAWLNWLTIVLACSAIDQSSVAALLPIPGRPALSGPPTWFAGAVIAVTVVIVFLSYWPARNMVSSHQRMNMSFNPFHLVNTYGAFGSIGRIRREVVIEGTDEPTITSETVWHEYEFKGKPTGLRRLPRQWAPYHLRLDWLMWFAAISPGYALPWMTPFLTRLLRNDPPTLRLLRHNPFPESPPRYVRAQLYQYRFTTLEELRRDHAWWHRTLVGRYVSPMTLQAGVR, encoded by the coding sequence ATGGGATGGTTTTCCGCACCCGAATATTGGCTGAGCAGATTGGTGCTCGAGCGTGGCGTCGCGGCCATCTACCTGATCGCGTTCGTCGCGGCCGCCACCCAATTCCGCGCACTCATCGGCGAGCGCGGAATGCTGCCCGTGCCGCGGTATTTGGCCGGGCGGTCCTTCTGGGCAACGCCGAGTGTCTTTCACTACCGCTACTCCGACCGCCTGTTCGCGGGGTTCTGCTGGTTCGGCGCGACGTTGTCGGCGGCGATTGTGGTCGGTGTCGCCGACCTGGCGCCGCTGTGGGCCGCGATGCTGATGTGGCTGGCGCTGTGGGTGCTCTACCTGTCGATCGTCAACGTGGGGCAGGTGTGGTACGGGTTTGGCTGGGAGTCCCTGCTGTTGGAGACGGGGTTCCTGATGATGTTCGTGGGCAACGCCCAGATCGCGCCGCCGGTGCTGACGATGTGGTTGGCGCGCTGGCTGGTGTTCCGGGTCGAGTTCGGCGCTGGGCTGATCAAGATGCGCGGCGACTCGTGCTGGCGCGATCTGACGTGCCTGTACTACCACCATGAAACACAGCCCATGCCGGGGCCGCTGAGCTGGTTCTTCCATCACCTGCCCAAGCCGCTGCACCGGATTGAGGTGGCGGGCAACCATTTTGCCCAGCTAATCGTGCCGTTCGGTTTGTTCACTCCGCAACCGGGAGCAAGCATCGCCGCGGCGATCATCATCGTCACCCAACTGTGGCTGGTGGCGTCGGGAAACTTCGCCTGGCTCAATTGGCTGACGATCGTGCTGGCGTGCAGCGCGATCGACCAGTCATCGGTGGCGGCGCTGCTGCCGATACCCGGTCGGCCGGCGCTGTCGGGACCGCCGACGTGGTTTGCCGGCGCGGTGATCGCGGTGACGGTGGTGATCGTGTTCCTGAGCTACTGGCCGGCGCGCAACATGGTGTCTTCCCATCAGCGAATGAACATGTCGTTCAATCCATTTCATCTGGTGAACACCTATGGGGCCTTCGGCAGCATCGGCCGCATCCGCCGGGAGGTGGTGATCGAAGGCACCGACGAACCCACGATCACGAGTGAGACGGTCTGGCACGAATACGAATTCAAGGGCAAGCCCACCGGTCTGCGCCGGCTGCCGCGGCAGTGGGCGCCTTACCATCTCCGGTTGGACTGGCTGATGTGGTTTGCCGCCATCTCGCCGGGCTACGCGTTGCCGTGGATGACGCCGTTCCTGACGCGGCTGCTGCGCAACGATCCGCCGACGCTACGGCTGCTGCGGCACAACCCCTTCCCGGAATCCCCGCCCCGGTACGTGCGCGCGCAGCTCTACCAGTACCGCTTCACCACCCTCGAAGAGCTGCGGCGCGACCACGCGTGGTGGCACCGGACCCTGGTCGGTCGGTATGTGTCGCCGATGACGCTGCAGGCGGGCGTTCGTTGA
- a CDS encoding NADP-dependent succinic semialdehyde dehydrogenase, whose translation MPIATVNPATGETIKTFTPATDQEVDAAITRAHERFTDYRHTSFAQRAEWANATADLLDAEADQTAAIMTCEMGKTLKAAKAEVLKCAKAFRYYAENAEALLADEPVDAAKVGATKAYSRYQPLGVVLAVMPWNFPLWQAVRFAAPALMAGNVGLLKHASNVPQCALYLADVIGRGGFPDGCFQTLLVPARTVERILRDPRVAAATLTGSEPAGQSVGAIAGDEIKPTVLELGGSDPFIVMPSADLDAAVKTAVTGRVQNNGQSCIAAKRFIAHADIYDEFVDRFVAQMEALHVGDPTDPDTDVGPLATEQGRDEVAKQVDDAAAAGAVIRCGGKRPDGPGWFYPPTVITNITRDMALYTEEVFGPVASVFRAADIDDAIEIANATTFGLGSNAWTRDEAEQRRFIDDIVAGQVFINGMTASFPELPFGGVRRSGYGRELSSHGIREFCNIKTIWIG comes from the coding sequence GTGCCCATCGCCACTGTCAACCCCGCCACCGGCGAGACAATCAAGACGTTCACCCCGGCGACCGACCAAGAAGTCGACGCGGCGATCACCCGCGCACACGAGCGGTTCACCGACTACCGCCACACCAGCTTCGCCCAGCGTGCCGAGTGGGCGAATGCCACCGCCGACCTGCTGGACGCCGAAGCCGACCAAACCGCCGCCATCATGACGTGCGAGATGGGTAAGACCCTGAAGGCGGCCAAAGCCGAAGTTCTCAAGTGCGCCAAGGCTTTCCGCTACTATGCCGAGAACGCCGAAGCGCTGCTCGCCGACGAACCGGTCGACGCCGCGAAGGTCGGCGCTACCAAGGCGTACAGCCGTTACCAACCGCTCGGGGTGGTGCTGGCCGTGATGCCGTGGAATTTCCCGCTGTGGCAGGCCGTCCGGTTCGCCGCTCCCGCGCTGATGGCGGGCAACGTCGGCCTCCTCAAGCACGCGTCGAACGTTCCGCAGTGCGCGTTGTACCTCGCCGACGTCATCGGGCGCGGCGGCTTCCCGGACGGCTGCTTCCAGACGTTGCTGGTCCCCGCCCGCACCGTCGAACGAATCTTGCGCGACCCGCGCGTCGCCGCGGCCACCCTCACCGGCAGCGAACCGGCCGGCCAATCCGTCGGCGCCATCGCCGGCGACGAGATCAAACCCACCGTGCTGGAGCTCGGCGGCAGCGACCCGTTCATCGTCATGCCGTCGGCCGACCTGGACGCGGCGGTCAAAACCGCGGTCACCGGCCGGGTGCAGAACAACGGCCAATCCTGCATCGCCGCCAAACGGTTCATCGCCCACGCCGACATCTACGACGAGTTCGTCGACAGGTTCGTCGCGCAGATGGAGGCGCTGCACGTCGGCGACCCGACCGACCCGGACACCGACGTGGGTCCGCTGGCCACCGAACAGGGCCGCGACGAGGTGGCCAAGCAGGTCGACGACGCGGCCGCGGCGGGCGCGGTGATCCGCTGTGGGGGCAAGCGCCCCGACGGACCGGGATGGTTCTACCCGCCGACGGTGATCACCAACATCACCCGGGACATGGCGCTCTACACCGAGGAAGTCTTCGGCCCCGTCGCCTCGGTGTTCCGGGCCGCCGACATCGACGACGCCATCGAGATCGCCAACGCCACGACCTTCGGCCTCGGATCCAACGCCTGGACGCGGGACGAGGCCGAGCAACGACGCTTTATCGACGACATCGTGGCCGGCCAGGTCTTCATCAACGGGATGACCGCGTCGTTCCCGGAATTGCCGTTCGGCGGTGTCAGGCGATCGGGCTATGGCCGAGAGCTCTCCAGCCACGGGATCCGCGAATTCTGCAACATCAAGACCATCTGGATCGGCTGA
- a CDS encoding R2-like ligand-binding oxidase → MTRTRSGSLARGGLNWESLPLKLFAGGNAKFWNPADIDFSRDGADWEKLSDVERDYATRLCAQFIAGEEAVTEDIQPFMAAMRAEGRLGDEMYLTQFAFEEAKHTQVFRMWLDAVGMTDDLHGYLDDLPAYRQMFYDELPGCLNALSTDPSPAAQVRASVTYNHIVEGMLALTGYYAWHKICVERGILPGMQELVQRISDDERRHMAWGTFTCRRHVAADDANWTVFETRMNELIPLALRLTTDGFALYGDPKPFGLEEDEFLRYSTDKGMRRFGTISSARGRPIGEIDVDYSPLQLEDTFADEDQRALARV, encoded by the coding sequence ATGACACGGACACGTTCAGGCTCGCTCGCCCGGGGCGGCCTCAACTGGGAGAGCCTGCCGTTGAAGCTGTTCGCCGGGGGAAACGCAAAGTTCTGGAATCCCGCCGATATTGACTTCTCCCGCGACGGGGCGGACTGGGAGAAGCTGTCGGATGTCGAACGCGACTATGCCACCCGGCTGTGCGCGCAGTTCATCGCCGGCGAGGAGGCGGTCACCGAGGACATCCAGCCGTTCATGGCCGCGATGCGGGCCGAGGGACGACTGGGCGACGAGATGTATCTCACGCAGTTCGCGTTCGAGGAGGCCAAACACACCCAGGTGTTCCGCATGTGGCTCGACGCCGTCGGGATGACCGACGACCTGCACGGCTATCTCGACGACCTGCCCGCCTACCGGCAGATGTTCTACGACGAATTGCCGGGTTGCCTCAACGCCCTGTCGACCGATCCCTCACCGGCGGCCCAAGTCCGGGCATCGGTCACGTACAACCACATCGTCGAAGGCATGCTGGCGCTCACCGGCTACTACGCCTGGCACAAGATCTGCGTTGAACGCGGAATTCTTCCCGGCATGCAGGAGCTGGTCCAGCGCATCAGTGACGATGAGCGACGCCACATGGCCTGGGGCACCTTCACGTGTCGGCGCCATGTCGCCGCCGACGATGCCAATTGGACGGTCTTCGAGACGCGGATGAACGAGCTCATCCCGCTGGCGCTGCGCCTCACCACGGACGGCTTCGCCCTTTACGGGGACCCGAAGCCCTTCGGCCTGGAGGAGGACGAATTCCTGCGGTACTCCACCGACAAGGGCATGCGCCGGTTTGGGACGATCTCCAGCGCCCGCGGCCGGCCGATCGGCGAGATCGACGTCGACTATTCGCCACTGCAGCTCGAGGACACCTTCGCCGACGAGGACCAGCGCGCGCTCGCTCGCGTTTAG
- a CDS encoding TetR/AcrR family transcriptional regulator — MPTVTWARVDPARRAAVVEAAEAEFGAHGFSGGSLNVIARRARVAKGSLFQYFADKRDLYAYIADIGSQRVRSYVEDVIRELDPSRPFFDFLTDLLDAWVAYFADHPRERALHAAATMEVDTDARVSVQTVIHRHYLEVLRPLVRDAHARGDLRADSDTDVLLSLLLMIFPHLALAPYVRGLDPVLGLDEPTPEQPALAVRRLVAVLAAAFSPLPAPIRSEEVT, encoded by the coding sequence ATGCCGACGGTGACTTGGGCGCGCGTCGACCCGGCTCGGCGGGCCGCCGTCGTGGAAGCGGCGGAGGCCGAATTCGGGGCGCACGGGTTCTCCGGAGGCAGCCTGAACGTCATCGCCCGGCGCGCCCGCGTCGCCAAAGGTAGCCTGTTCCAGTACTTCGCGGACAAGCGCGACCTCTACGCCTACATCGCCGACATCGGCAGCCAGCGGGTGCGCTCCTACGTGGAGGACGTCATCCGCGAGCTCGACCCGAGCCGGCCATTCTTCGACTTCCTCACCGACCTGCTCGACGCCTGGGTCGCCTACTTCGCCGATCATCCGCGGGAACGTGCGCTGCACGCCGCGGCGACCATGGAGGTCGACACCGACGCGCGTGTCAGCGTGCAGACCGTCATTCACCGCCACTACCTGGAGGTGCTACGGCCGCTCGTGCGCGACGCGCACGCCCGGGGGGACCTGCGCGCCGATTCCGACACCGACGTGTTGTTGTCGCTGCTGCTGATGATCTTTCCGCACCTGGCGCTGGCTCCGTACGTGCGCGGCCTTGATCCGGTCCTCGGACTCGACGAGCCCACGCCGGAGCAGCCGGCGCTGGCGGTGCGCCGGCTCGTCGCGGTGCTCGCGGCCGCATTCTCGCCGCTGCCAGCCCCAATACGATCCGAGGAGGTCACATGA
- a CDS encoding acyl-CoA dehydrogenase family protein — protein sequence MLLNPNNLQRKYPDQRSAEIMAATVEFFESKGKARLKHDDHERTWYSDFLDFVGRERIFAALLTPAAYGASDDCRWDTYRISEFAEIIGFYGLSYWYPFQVTALGLGPIWMSANEDAKRKAAAQLEAGEVFAFGLSEQTHGADVYQTDMILTPNEGGRTGWIANGEKYYIGNANVARMVSTFGKIAGSPESQEYVFFVADSQHERYDLIKNVVNSQNYVANYALRDYPVTEADILHRGPEAFHAALNTVNVCKYNLGWGSIGMCTHALYESVTHASNRYLYGTVVTDFSHVRRLLTDAYVRLVAMRLVATRASDYMRSASAEDRRYLLYSPLTKAKVTSEGERVITALWDVIAAKGVEKDTFFETVAREIGLLPRLEGTVHINIGLLGKFMPNYLFAPDAALPLIGRRDDAADDTFLFAQGPTGGLGKVRFHDWRASFDTCAHLPNVALLREQIDVLAEMLASATPDAVQQKDIDFAFGVGQLFATVPYAQLILEEAPLSGVGEPLIDEIFAVLVRDFNAYAVELHDKSATTDEQARFAMRMIRRPGHDPARYDQIWKDHVLPINGAYQMRP from the coding sequence ATGCTGCTCAATCCCAACAACCTGCAACGCAAATACCCCGACCAGCGCTCGGCGGAGATCATGGCTGCGACGGTCGAGTTCTTCGAGTCCAAGGGGAAGGCCCGGCTCAAGCACGATGATCACGAGCGGACGTGGTACTCCGACTTCCTGGACTTCGTCGGGCGGGAACGCATCTTCGCCGCCCTGCTGACGCCGGCCGCGTACGGCGCCTCGGATGATTGCCGTTGGGACACCTACCGGATCAGCGAGTTCGCCGAGATCATCGGCTTCTACGGGCTGAGCTACTGGTATCCCTTCCAGGTGACCGCCCTTGGCCTGGGCCCGATCTGGATGAGCGCCAACGAGGATGCCAAGCGCAAGGCCGCCGCGCAGCTCGAGGCCGGCGAGGTGTTCGCCTTTGGCCTGTCGGAACAGACCCACGGCGCCGACGTCTACCAGACCGACATGATCCTGACGCCGAATGAAGGCGGACGGACCGGCTGGATCGCCAATGGCGAGAAGTACTACATCGGCAACGCCAACGTGGCCCGGATGGTCTCCACGTTCGGCAAGATCGCTGGGAGCCCAGAAAGCCAGGAGTACGTCTTCTTCGTCGCCGACTCCCAGCACGAGCGCTACGACCTGATCAAGAACGTGGTGAATTCGCAGAATTACGTCGCCAATTACGCGCTGCGCGACTATCCGGTCACCGAGGCCGACATCTTGCACCGCGGCCCCGAGGCCTTCCACGCCGCCCTCAACACCGTCAACGTCTGCAAGTACAACCTGGGTTGGGGCTCCATCGGCATGTGCACCCACGCCCTGTACGAGTCGGTCACCCACGCGTCCAACCGCTACCTGTACGGGACCGTCGTCACCGACTTCAGCCACGTGCGGCGGCTGCTCACCGACGCCTATGTGCGCTTGGTTGCCATGAGGCTGGTCGCCACCCGGGCCAGCGACTACATGCGCAGCGCCTCGGCCGAAGACCGTCGCTACCTGCTGTACAGCCCGCTTACCAAGGCCAAGGTCACCAGCGAAGGCGAGCGAGTCATCACCGCCCTGTGGGATGTCATCGCCGCCAAGGGGGTGGAGAAGGACACCTTCTTCGAGACCGTGGCCCGGGAGATCGGGCTGCTGCCGCGGCTGGAGGGCACCGTCCACATCAACATCGGGCTGCTCGGCAAGTTCATGCCCAATTACCTGTTCGCCCCCGACGCCGCGCTGCCGCTGATCGGCCGCCGAGACGACGCTGCCGACGACACCTTCCTGTTCGCCCAGGGACCCACCGGTGGCCTGGGCAAGGTGCGCTTCCACGATTGGCGCGCGTCATTTGACACCTGCGCGCATCTGCCTAATGTCGCGCTGTTGCGCGAGCAGATCGACGTCCTCGCCGAGATGCTGGCCAGCGCTACCCCGGATGCGGTGCAGCAGAAGGACATCGACTTCGCCTTCGGCGTGGGGCAACTGTTTGCGACGGTGCCCTATGCCCAGCTCATCCTGGAGGAGGCGCCGCTGTCGGGTGTGGGCGAGCCGCTGATCGACGAGATCTTCGCGGTGCTGGTGCGGGACTTCAATGCCTATGCCGTCGAGCTGCACGACAAGTCCGCGACGACGGACGAGCAGGCCCGATTCGCGATGCGGATGATCCGCCGCCCAGGACACGACCCGGCGCGTTACGACCAGATCTGGAAGGACCACGTCCTACCGATCAACGGCGCTTACCAGATGCGCCCGTAA